GCAAACGTTACATCCATACGATAGCCTTCAAGGACACTTGAAAGAGCAAATACATTACGGATATCGTCATCAACAAGCAATATCTTCTTGCCTTCAAACAACGTCTCTTTGTTGTGCAACTTCTGCAAGATGCGACGCTTGTCTTCCGGTAAATTGGCTTCTACCCGGTGCAGGAACAATGTGGTTTCATCCAGCAAACGTTCTGGCGACTTCACATCCTTGATAATGATGGATTCCGCATATTTGCGCAGCTTCATTTCTTCCTTGGAATCCAGTTCTTTGCCTGTATAAATTATAATCGGCAGATCGTTCAGATATTCGTCATCCCGAATCTGGTCGAGCAACTCAAAACCGGTCATATCCGTTAACATCAGATCCAGGACCATACAGTCATAACGTTGGCTGTGTAATTCATTCAATGCCTCGCTACCTGTAGATACTGCCGTAATTGCAACATCATCATGACCAATCAATTCAATAATAGCTTTACGCTGAATTTCATCATCTTCCACAATCAGCAATCGTTTCAACTGATTCTCGGTATATGATTTGATATGCGAGAAAGCTTTATCCAGTGAATCCTTGCTGGAAGGTTTTTTCAGATAAGCAATGGCGCCCATCATCAGACCTTGCTTCATATCATCAATGACTGAAATGACATGTACCGGGATGTGACGTGTTGCCGAACTGCTCTTCAGTTCACCCAGAATGGTCCAACCGTCCATAACAGGCAGTTGAATATCAAGGATGATGGCATCCGGCAGATATTGACGGGCCGTTTCAAGACCTTTGTCACCTTGAAGGGCAACAAGTGCTTTGAACCCTCTTCCTCTCGCCATATCCATCAAAATATGTGCAAAGTTCACATCATCCTCAATGATGAGAAGGATTTTGTCACCTTCCATGAGGTTCTCCCGATCATCTTCGATCTGCGTGACATCTGGAGTATTGGTAGGAGACAGATCTGTACCCACATTCCGCTCCGGATCAGGAGATAAGATGGACTGATGACTTGAGAGCATGGTCCGTGTTTCGTTGGATTGTTCATAAAGCTCCTCTGAGGATACAGCTGCTTCTCTTGAAGCCCCTTCCTCCGCCAGTGCTTCCTCTTCATGATTATCCGGCAGGTATAAGGTAAAGCAGCTACCCTCGCCTTCGGATGATTCCACCTGTATTGCGCCACCTAGCAAACGTGCCAACTCTCTGCTAATGGACAATCCCAGGCCAGTACCGCCGTATTTCCGACTTGTGGTCCCATCTACTTGCTGGAATGCTTCAAAGATCAGATCCGTCTTGTCCGAAGGAATGCCAATGCCCGTATCTTTCACACTGAATCCGAGATATTCCTGATTGGTGTTCATATAACCCGGCAGTTCTTCCGGTTTCATCCGTCGTCCAATCAGACTAACTGAGCCTCGATTGGTAAACTTAAATGCATTCGACAACAAGTTCCGCAAAATCTGTTTGACGCGATGACTGTCTGTGTACACCCATTCCGGTAAATCGTTGTCGAATTCGATGTTCAAGTTCAGTTCTTTTTTATTCGCCATTGGTCCAAAGTTTTGCTGAACAAAGCTGGTCAGCTCTTCCATTCGAACCGTCTCATAATTGATATCCATCTTACCGGCGTCCACTTTGGACAGATCCAGAATCTCATCGATCATCTTCAGCAGATCCGCACCCGACATGTAGATGGTTTGCGCATATTCCTGCTGTTTGTCAGTCAGATTCCCACCCTTGTTCTCCGACAATAACTGAGACAAAATGAGCAAACTGTTCAATGGTGTACGGAGTTCATGTGACATATTCGCTAAAAATTCGGACTTGTACTTGCTTGTCATCGACAGCTGTGTAGCTTGTTGTTCCAACTGTGTCTTCGTTTTCTCAATTTCGTCATTTTTCTCTTCGACTTCACGCACCTGCTCTTCAAGCGCCCGCGTCTTGGCAATGAGCTCCGTATTGAAATGCTCCAGTTCTTCCTGCTGACGCTGCAGCAATTCCTCGGAACGTTTAAGCGCCTCTGTCTGCTCCTCCAGATTCTCATTGGAACGACGAAGTTCTTCTTGCTGTGTCTGCAATTCTTCCGATTGAACCTGCAGTTCCTCAGTCAGTGCCTGGGATTCACGCAGCAACTCCTCCACACGCAAACGACGTCGAACGTTGTTCAAAATTACGCCCAGGTTCATAATCAGTTGGGTGAACAACTGCTTGTGAAGTTCATTGAACCCTTCAAAGGAAGCCAACTCAACTACGCCAATCAGTTCATCTTCAAACACGACAGGATAGATCATGATACCCGCAGCACGTGTTGAGCCTGAAGCTGAACCAATATGCACATAATCTTCAGGTGTATTTTCCAGAATAATCGGTGTCATATCCAGCGCGGCTTGACCAATCAGGCCTTCACCGATCCGGTACATTTCCTTGCCAACGTCTTCATTCTCTTCGAATGCATATGCACCGTAACGTCTCAGTTCGTCGGGATGTTTCTCCTCATCGATCAGATAGACGACACCGAGCTGAGCACCAAGAACCGGTGTAAACTCGCTGATAAACATTTGTGAGATTTGGCGAATGGATCCAATCCCCCGAAGTAGCTCTGGAACTCTTGCGATGTTAGAGTTCATCCAGTTCTGATCCTGTTGAGCCTGTACATAAGCCTTCTCGATCTCCAGTTTTTCTTCCAAATCACTGGATACATCTTTGAACACACTGGCAATCTGACCAATTTCGTCTGTGGATTTGATCTGTATGCGTCTAATGGTGCGGTAACGGCCTTTGCCAAAACTGGTGATCATCATGGATACGGTGTTCAGACCCCGCGTAATGCTCGGCAGCACCCACATAATGACGCCCAGTGCAAGTAACAGCCCCGCAATCATAATACTTATCGTGATCTGCACTGCTCTTGTATACGCTGCGTTAGCATTCTTGATCTCGGCATCAATCTCTTGGTCCTGATACCGGGAAAGAGCATTCAAACTATCCACAGCTTCTTTTTGCACCGCGAGTCCTGTTGCATTACGGTAGTTATTCGCATCTTCCACCCGGTTTTGGGACATCAGGCTGATCTGTCTGGTAGCATAGTTGTTATAAGCCTCCCATGCCGTATTGACACGATCCACCAGCTGATGTTCAGGTGCACTGTCTGCCCTTTTTCTCACTTCCTCGAGGTTACGATCACCACGCTCTTTC
The window above is part of the Paenibacillus sp. 1781tsa1 genome. Proteins encoded here:
- a CDS encoding response regulator, yielding MKIRNKLLIGFTALMAILIVLTFVSYERLNSSNKQIDQMYQERYLKVRFTSAARGEVNDIAKVLANLLLNPTNSIGAADGDLKAMKERGDRNLEEVRKRADSAPEHQLVDRVNTAWEAYNNYATRQISLMSQNRVEDANNYRNATGLAVQKEAVDSLNALSRYQDQEIDAEIKNANAAYTRAVQITISIMIAGLLLALGVIMWVLPSITRGLNTVSMMITSFGKGRYRTIRRIQIKSTDEIGQIASVFKDVSSDLEEKLEIEKAYVQAQQDQNWMNSNIARVPELLRGIGSIRQISQMFISEFTPVLGAQLGVVYLIDEEKHPDELRRYGAYAFEENEDVGKEMYRIGEGLIGQAALDMTPIILENTPEDYVHIGSASGSTRAAGIMIYPVVFEDELIGVVELASFEGFNELHKQLFTQLIMNLGVILNNVRRRLRVEELLRESQALTEELQVQSEELQTQQEELRRSNENLEEQTEALKRSEELLQRQQEELEHFNTELIAKTRALEEQVREVEEKNDEIEKTKTQLEQQATQLSMTSKYKSEFLANMSHELRTPLNSLLILSQLLSENKGGNLTDKQQEYAQTIYMSGADLLKMIDEILDLSKVDAGKMDINYETVRMEELTSFVQQNFGPMANKKELNLNIEFDNDLPEWVYTDSHRVKQILRNLLSNAFKFTNRGSVSLIGRRMKPEELPGYMNTNQEYLGFSVKDTGIGIPSDKTDLIFEAFQQVDGTTSRKYGGTGLGLSISRELARLLGGAIQVESSEGEGSCFTLYLPDNHEEEALAEEGASREAAVSSEELYEQSNETRTMLSSHQSILSPDPERNVGTDLSPTNTPDVTQIEDDRENLMEGDKILLIIEDDVNFAHILMDMARGRGFKALVALQGDKGLETARQYLPDAIILDIQLPVMDGWTILGELKSSSATRHIPVHVISVIDDMKQGLMMGAIAYLKKPSSKDSLDKAFSHIKSYTENQLKRLLIVEDDEIQRKAIIELIGHDDVAITAVSTGSEALNELHSQRYDCMVLDLMLTDMTGFELLDQIRDDEYLNDLPIIIYTGKELDSKEEMKLRKYAESIIIKDVKSPERLLDETTLFLHRVEANLPEDKRRILQKLHNKETLFEGKKILLVDDDIRNVFALSSVLEGYRMDVTFAENGREALEILEKNPEFDLVLMDMMMPEMDGYEAMTRIRQIPQFEKLPIIALTAKAMKEDRGKCIEAGASDYVKKPIQTDQLLSLMRVWLYS